A DNA window from Scylla paramamosain isolate STU-SP2022 chromosome 10, ASM3559412v1, whole genome shotgun sequence contains the following coding sequences:
- the LOC135104466 gene encoding protein CASP-like: MAVKVQAVITAWKAFGLAEVQRSLDENASELAARQDESEESRKKLVELSREFKKNTPEDVRKQVAPLLKSFQTEIDNLNKRSKFVEASFLNVYKKVIDITDPLPTLEYCAGLEKKVGRLADMEIENKNLKETLHDYNEEFKEVRNQDVTIKNLKEKLKNYEDVMDETVMTKVKEYEKELSQQYTEKERLLRDTQESVVRRLQEAEARVKTLQSTLDVTQSELFELKSKSDESTFAKAEETDILMNDLERANQNAVIAQKEVVRLQEQLHAVMASQTSEALNVASAGNTEPSADSLARSSLEIELASKDKEIAQLVEDLKEVQQCLSDLTYKSSQEVAELQRKRNEDMQKIEKLEATILRQKDYEEIKRELNIMKSVEFGGSSTNVNEENIQGVSPSPKSLEVLLLEKTKALQNENMSLRQSITTMTKRVTEAEQELIDLRSLVTEQKGLIVSLESDLSSVQSLSTMYRGEGEGSSMPEIVAEAVRASSSCTPPLVSTSSSNTQPPTPTPGGSSPDFPSAAESLLPIVSAQRERFRQRNEELEGELTGKSQQVILLQNELDSLRADNLKLYEKIKFLQSYQGRQTKEDTAAESRYSSQYEEALDPFSSFSRKEKLRRYAALSPFEKVTLSMGRFILGNKTARTVAFLYTTLVHSLVFLVLYKIAHIESCKRDFASDCAEKFAEHMQQVHGENEVSHF, encoded by the coding sequence ATGGCTGTCAAGGTGCAGGCTGTTATAACTGCTTGGAAAGCCTTTGGGTTGGCTGAAGTACAGAGGTCACTTGATGAAAATGCCTCTGAACTTGCTGCCCGCCAAGATGAATCAGAAGAATCACGCAAAAAGTTGGTGGAACTATCCAGAGAATTCAAAAAGAATACACCTGAGGATGTCCGAAAGCAGGTTGCACCATTGCTGAAGAGTTTTCAAACAGAAATAGACAACTTAAACAAAAGGAGCAAATTTGTAGAGGCCTCTTTCTTGAATGTCTACAAGAAAGTCATTGATATTACTGATCCTCTCCCCACTTTAGAATACTGTGCTGGTCTGGAGAAGAAGGTTGGGCGTCTAGCAGACATGGAAATAGAGAACAAGAATCTGAAAGAAACTCTACATGACTATAATGAAGAGTTCAAGGAAGTCAGGAATCAGGATGTAACCATAAAGAACTTGAAAGAGAAGTTAAAGAATTATGAAGATGTGATGGATGAAACTGTCATGACCAAAGTCaaagaatatgagaaagaaTTAAGCCAGCAGtacacagagaaggaaagattgcTCCGTGATACTCAGGAGTCAGTTGTGAGGAGACTACAGGAAGCTGAAGCAAGAGTTAAAACACTGCAGTCAACCCTTGATGTTACACAGTCAGAACTATTTGAACTGAAAAGCAAATCTGATGAATCCACCTTTGCAAAAGCAGAAGAAACAGACATTTTAATGAATGACTTGGAGCGAGCCAACCAAAATGCTGTGATTGCTCAGAAGGAAGTGGTTCGGCTTCAGGAACAACTACATGCCGTGATGGCCTCTCAGACTTCTGAAGCACTGAATGTTGCTTCTGCAGGGAATACAGAGCCATCAGCAGATTCACTTGCTAGGTCATCACTGGAAATTGAGTTGGCAtccaaagataaagaaatagctCAACTGGTGGAAGATCTTAAAGAAGTTCAACAATGTTTAAGTGATTTAACCTACAAATCTTCTCAGGAGGTTGCAGAActtcagagaaagagaaatgaagatatGCAAAAAATTGAAAAGCTTGAAGCAACAATCTTAAGGCAGAAGGATtatgaagagataaagagagaactTAACATAATGAAATCTGTAGAGTTTGGTGGATCTTCCACTaatgtaaatgaagaaaatattcaaGGTGTGTCACCTTCTCCTAAATCCCTAGAAGTACTTCTTTTAGAGAAGACCAAAGCTCTGCAGaatgaaaacatgtctttgAGGCAATCCATAACAACTATGACAAAGAGAGTGACAGAAGCTGAACAGGAGTTGATAGATCTTCGCTCCCTTGTAACAGAGCAGAAAGGTTTGATAGTCAGTTTGGAATCAGACTTGTCTTCTGTTCAGTCTCTTTCTACCATGTAtcgtggagaaggagaaggttcATCCATGCCAGAGATTGTTGCTGAGGCTGTCAGAGCTTCCAGTAGCTGCACACCTCCACTTGTATCCACATCCTCATCCAACACTCAGCCTCCCACTCCTACACCAGGAGGATCATCTCCTGATTTCCCTTCTGCAGCTGAGTCTCTCCTGCCAATTGTTTCTGCTCAGCGAGAACGTTTTCGGCAACGTaatgaagagctggaaggaGAACTTACTGGGAAAAGCCAGCAGGTGATTTTGTTACAGAATGAATTGGATTCTCTCAGAGCTGATAATTTGAAACTATATGAGAAGATCAAATTCCTACAATCTTATCAAGGAAGACAGACCAAGGAGGACACTGCAGCAGAATCTCGTTACAGCAGCCAGTATGAAGAAGCTCTAGAtcccttctcatctttttcgagaaaagaaaaattgcgACGTTATGCTGCTCTCAGTCCTTTTGAGAAGGTCACTTTGTCAATGGGACGATTTATTCTAGGAAACAAAACAGCACGAACAGTTGCTTTTCTTTACACAACCCTCGTACACAGCCTTGTATTCTTAGTTTTGTACAAAATAGCACATATAGAGTCATGCAAAAGGGATTTTGCATCAGACTGTGCTGAGAAATTTGCTGAACATATGCAGCAGGTTCATGGAGAAAATGAAGTAAGTCATTTCTAG